The following proteins are co-located in the Cryptococcus neoformans var. grubii H99 chromosome 1, complete sequence genome:
- a CDS encoding exosome complex component RRP43, whose translation MSTAAAAPTPTTTAGTTNAGGANAAAVFKRLHPASYLSRFLSSGYRPDGRPILPSSSSSSQPTASASAADDVWRQVSINTGSISTAHGSALVRMGDTTMVCGVKAEIGEPDTETPGEGFIVPNIDLPALSSPKFKPGPPGDEAQTYSNWLNELLVSSKTIPLSSLLIAPGKAAWVLYIDVVCINYDGNAFDAAVLAVMAALRNTRLPKAVYDDDTQRTICSRTERYPLTLGRMPLACSFGIFESTYLLADPTSFETPLLPTTLTIALDQDGQAALVRQEGLGGLRKRGKSGEEVVDEAWGLSERRVEVLRRALDEAEA comes from the exons ATGTCAacggcagcagcagcaccaACAccgacaacaacagcaggaACAACAAATGCAGGAGGTGCAAACGCAGCGGCAGTCTTCAAGCGTCTTCATCCGGCCTCGTATCTCTCTAGATTCTTGAGCTCAGGCTATAGGCCTGATGGGAGACCTATCctaccttcttcctcttcctcttctcagcccaccgcctctgcctctgccGCGGACGACGTATGGAGACAAGTCAGTATCAACACGGGCTCAATATCTACCGCCCATGGTTCGGCGCTCGTGAGGATGGGGGACACCACGATGGTGTGCGGGGTGAAGGCTGAAATTGGGGAACCGGATACGGAGACGCCTGGGGAGGGGTTTATAG TACCCAATATCGATCTCCCGGCATTGAGTTCCCCAAAATTCAAACCTGGTCCTCCTGGAGATGAAGCACAAACGTACTCGAATTGGCTAAACGAGTTGCTTGTTTC aTCAAAGACAATCCCCCTTTCATCATTACTCATTGCCCCAGGTAAAGCTGCTTGGGTACTTTATATCGATGTGGTGTGCATAAACTATGATGGGAATGCGTTTGACGCAGCTGTTTTGGCTGTCATGGCTGCCCTTAGGAATA CGAGATTACCGAAAGCGGTCTACGATGATGACACTCAACGGACGATTTGTTCGAGGACAGAGAGATACCCGTTGACGTTGGGGAGGATGCCCCTGGCGTGTTCGTTTGGGATTTTTGAGAG CACCTACTTACTTGCAGACCCAACATCGTTCGAAACCCCATTGCTACCTACCACCCTCACCATCGCTTTGGACCAAGATGGACAAGCGGCTCTCGTTCGACAAGAAGGTCTTGGTGGtttgaggaaaagagggaaaagtggggaagaggtggtggatgaagCGTGGGGGTTGAGCGAGAGGCGGGTGGAGGTTTTGAGAAGGGCTTTGGATGAGGCTGAGGCGTGA
- a CDS encoding C-8 sterol isomerase — MPASYKPRAGKNPSAAASSASSTRCLKKWSVRSLLVALLVSFYIWANTINHKFYILDPPSLNASVQSALAVANSLAPASASAPNATLVVDTLVKKLVEDHPHVRWNTDWQNPNEWLFNNAGGAMGSMFLLHASITEYIIIFGTAVGTEGHTGRHTADDYFHILTGRQTAYTAGALIREIYNPGDVHHLVRGVVKQYAMEPESWALEYARGWIPLMLPFGFADGFFSTMDVITLYNTVRITGREMIGNLLRGKI; from the exons ATGCCCGCATCCTACAAGCCTAGAGCTGGCAAAAACCCCTCCGCTGCTGCCTCTTCCGCCAGCTCGACCCGGTGTCTCAAGAAATGGAGCGTGAGGAGTCTGCTCGTCGCTCTTCTCGTCTCTTTCTACATCTGGGCCAACACCATCAAC CACAAATTCTACATCCTCGACCCTCCCTCCCTCAACGCCTCTGTCCAATCCGCACTCGCCGTCGCCAACTCTCTCGCTCCCGCTTCCGCCTCTGCCCCCAACGCCACCCTTGTAGTCGACACCCTCGTCAAAAAGTTGGTAGAGGACCACCCGCACGTCAGGTGGAATACCGATTGGCAAAACCCGAATGAATGGCTTTTCAATAATGCCGGCGGGGCCATGGGCAGTATGTTCCTTCTGCACGCTAGTATCACCGA atacatcatcatctttggcACAGCCGTCGGCACCGAAGGCCACACTGGCCGACACACTGCAGACGACTACTTCCACATCCTCACCGGTCGTCAAACCGCTTACACCGCCGGAGCACTTATCAGGGAAATTTATAACCCTGGAGACGTACATCATCTGGTTAGGGGAGTGGTGAAGCAGTATGCTATGGAGCCCGAGAGTTGGGCTTTGGAGTATGCTAGAG GCTGGATCCCCCTCATGCTCCCATTCGGTTTCGCAGacggcttcttctccaccatgGACGTCATCACGCTTTACAACACTGTGAGGATCACTGGGCGGGAGATGATTGGGAATTTGTTGAGAGGCAAGATCTAA
- a CDS encoding ligase, giving the protein MSQPPQDAPTTPRSPRQPLPPPQQLPPELELNPPRPRPNLSSMLFLTAFFFFMSGGNHTPTSGGMEIGPDGEVRMRMSELEYVRGMRDEWKGWLNGTEGNYTEPAIPDILPSSIVPPAFSHDPLQHNHRFYTNITGFYRHATVHPLSLSEPYSTSQHLDSLASFWKGAHLPRLPINQTEGWNETRAEEMRGEWDWARTVRWDMNLKERNVSSSIDPPDDLSHPTQKDDNEYPEWTWVKGALTLTSRPAPLSPSSSTSTASDQTIIYDFYGLHHIPNGTYNLFALPEGMRPDIRRLPGLWGEKRWGGEAGNETRGIVLRELEKEVKVQEGLFVLGDMRPDDVSETTTCPLLIHLTLPPIPSSSLAAEIQAYHAEISNPTGLLASMKRPPGYSQLPPGLGGVVVADRCGWALGVDGGEGLEVDDFWRREVSYSVLTALTQLLLLYLLVNQMELTRTPSTLSKVSIWTIALMAVIDSYVFSLNVILGVMNVGHGGSDGNGGGMGVWVGGFAAFAGAVIFGPRYAVTLHRIQAPEGAAPAPAPAPAAAAPLTATIVASNGNDNANTNANDPEGANPANGEDVNRGRNRFAGLRPVTEGLREMVRAQPAFKWILSALLFLFIGPFLFTPSVFPVFLTSLYSFWVPQIWRNARRGNGRALGWGFVLGMSGGRLVLPLYAFAYPNNIFFTEPKRWVWGLVAWQVLQVGVLYAQESFGPAFFLPKSMAPPESYNYHPIISPPDPENPSPYDGETTCSICYEEVDLYPRSGALSLSTHVHSRSNSLDKKSSSPLSPAIISSKDKISREKESEREGLLGGLGGLDRRNYAIAPCGHVFHTSCLAQWMSIKTICPLCKRSLPPM; this is encoded by the exons ATGTCCCAACCCCCTCAAGATGCACCCACAACGCCCCGCTCCCCTCGACAACcgcttccccctccccagCAACTCCCTCCCGAGCTCGAACTCAACCCTCCTAGGCCCCGGCCAAACTTGTCGTCCATGTTATTCCTCactgccttcttcttcttcatgtcTGGCGGCAACCACACACCCACGAGCGGCGGTATGGAAATAGGCCCGGATGGGgaggtgaggatgaggatgagcgAGCTGGAGTATGTAagagggatgagagatgAGTGGAAGGGCTGGCTTAATGGGACGGAGGGAAACTATACCGAG CCAGCGATACCGGATATCCTCCCCTCGTCCATCGTACCTCCAGCGTTTTCACACGACCCGTTACAGCACAACCACCGGTTCTACACCAACATCACAGGTTTCTACCGACACGCCACTGTCCACCCTCTATCTCTCTCTGAACCATACTCTACCTCTCAACACCTTGATTCCCTGGCATCATTCTGGAAGGGCGCTCACCTGCCGCGCTTGCCGATAAATCAAACAGAGGGATGGAATGAGACGAGGgcagaggagatgaggggcGAATGGGATTGGGCGAGGACGGTGAGATGGGATATGAACCTGAAAGAGAGGAACGTGTCGTCGTCTATCGATCCCCCAGACGACCTTTCGCATCCCACACAAAAAGATGACAACGAGTACCCAGAATGGACGTGGGTCAAAGGCGCTCTCACGCTAACCTCACGGCCCgctcctctctctccctcgtcATCCACGTCCACCGCCTCGGACCAAACCATCATCTACGATTTCTACGGCCTCCATCATATCCCTAACGGCACCTACAACCTCTTTGCCCTTCCTGAGGGTATGCGGCCCGATATCAGACGGCTACCTGGTCTATGGGGCGAAAAAAGGTGGGGAGGGGAGGCTGGGAATGAGACGAGGGGAATTGTGCTAagagagttggagaaggaggtgaaAGTGCAGGAAGGGCTTTTCGTGCTTGGTGATATGCGTCCCGACG ACGTATCGGAAACGACCACCTGCCCCTTGCTCATCCATCTCACCCTCCCGCCCATCCCCTCCTCATCGCTCGCTGCCGAAATCCAAGCATATCACGCGGAAATATCCAACCCGACGGGCTTGTTGGCAAGTATGAAACGGCCCCCGGGGTACTCACAGCTCCCTCCAGGGCTGGGAGGGGTGGTCGTTGCGGATAGATGTGGGTGGGCATTGGGGGTcgatggtggagaaggcttggaggtggatgatttttggaggagggaagtTAGTT ATTCCGTCCTAACAGCCCTCACTCAACTGCTCCTGCTCTACCTCCTCGTCAACCAAATGGAACTCACTCGTACCCCATCGACACTCTCCAAAGTCTCGATATGGACTATCGCCCTCATGGCCGTCATCGACTCGTATGTGTTCAGCCTCAATGTGATTTTGGGAGTGATGAATGTTGGGCATGGAGGCTCAGATGGGAACGGAGGCGGGATGGGGGTTTGGGTAGGAGGGTTTGCTGCTTTTGCGGGGGCTGTGATCTTTGGACCT AGGTATGCGGTTACGTTACATAGGATTCAAGCTCCCGAAGGggctgctcctgctcctgcccCGGCTCCAGCTGCCGCTGCTCCTTTGACCGCCACCATTGTTGCGTCCAACGGCAACGATAACGCCAATACCAATGCGAATGATCCAGAAGGGGCCAACCCGGCTAACGGAGAGGACGTGAACAGAGGCAGAAACCGATTCGCGGGTTTACGACCCGTGACGGAAGGCCTTCGGGAGATGGTTAGGGCTCAGCCCGCTTTCAAAT GGATCCTATCtgccctcctcttcctcttcatcggcCCCTTTTTGTTCACCCCTTCCGTCTTCCCGGTCTTCCTTACTTCCCTTTACTCCTTCTGGGTCCCGCAGATATGGAGGAACGCGAGGAGGGGGAATGGGAGAGCGTTAGGTTGGGGTTTTGTGCTGGGAATGAGTGGAGGAAGACTGGTTTTGCCGCTTT ACGCATTCGCATACCCCAACAATATATTTTTCACCGAACCGAAACGGTGGGTATGGGGTTTGGTAGCTTGGCAAGTCTTGCAGGTTGGGGTGCTTTATGCGCAGGAGAGTTTTGGGCCGGCGTTCTT TCTACCTAAAAGC ATGGCTCCACCAGAATCATACAATTACCaccccatcatctcccCTCCTGACCCTGAGAATCCATCACCTTACGACGGCGAAACAACATGTTCGATCTGTTATGAAGAAGTGGACCTCTATCCCAGGTCCGGCGCgctctccctctccacccACGTCCACAGCCGCTCGAATTCACTCGATAAAAAGTCTAGTTCTCCCCTCTCCCCCGCCATTATCTCATCGAAAGACAAGATTTCAAGGGAAAAAGAGTCGGAGAGGGAAGGCTTGTTGGGCGGTCTAGGAGGGTTGGATAGAAGGAATTATGCGATTGCGCCATGTGGCCATGTGTTTCATACGAGTTGTTTGGCGCAATGGATGAGTATCAAG ACAATTTGTCCATTGTGTAAGAGGAGTTTACCGCCGATGTAG
- a CDS encoding siderophore-iron transporter Str3, which yields MSRIPIEATLKTLATNDPPFPDLNIQSEESEEQEKNDVESLSKEAAAQAQAETVTVEQDKGVTRIEALYIVFGKGWGLYSLWASIGLIAYVYSLSRSTTAYYAQFATSSFGKHTIVGTIGVINGILNGVAPPFIAKIADLWSRPHALLLAIACYAIGYAMCAGAHNIQTVVAGQVFYTLGNAGISFLNSLLIADITSMQWRAFVDGAVNLPYVLNAFVAGYIVSDINGYSANGWRWGYGMFCILLPVCMSPALIVLLIGDHRAKRLGALSLAASSKARREQLALTGQHEAVKEDETAGMNTWGKLRFYWTRLNVFGFLLMGFAFALLLTPMTLYTTAEGGYKNPSLIAMLVIGGVLFICWCIWDGFFAPYPFMPKRVLNRTFIACLTADFFYYFSSYLVDGYFSSWVYVIVDWNDRNYAFFNNTVTVAMCGFAVFFGLLIRYTHRYKVLLVIGLSIRVVGMGLTYRATLQATDAILVISQVLVGFGGAISVIASYIGVQGSVPHQDMAIATAVLNLWSSIGSSISIAISASVWNKQVPAHLEKYLGSTYNATELAGIFGSINVARVTEPRDLVKKSYMESVSPLFLAGLITSFCSVIAALFASNYYCGQNHNAIEDKIIKFRNTEEVKEIQKDVKRGCQGGKH from the exons ATGTCTCGAATTCCCATTGAGGCCACTCTCAAGACTCTTGCGACCAACGATCCGCCGTTCCCCGACCTCAATATTCAATCCGAAGAGTCCgaggagcaagagaagaatgatgTCGAGTCTCTTTCCAAGGAAGCTGCGGCTCAAGCTCAGGCCGAAACTGTGACTGTCGAGCAGGACAAGGGTGTTACTCGAATTGAGGCTTTAT ACATCGTCTTCGGCAAGGGTTGGGGTCTCTACTCTCTCTGGGCTTCTATCGGTTTGATCGCCTATGTTTACTCTTTAAGTCGAAGCACCACAGCTTACT ATGCCCAATTTGctacctcttcttttggTAAACACACTATCGTTGGTACTATCGGTGTCATTAACGGTATTCTCAACGGCGTCGCTCCTCCGTTCATCGCCAAGATTGCCGATCTTTGGTCTCGTCCCCACGCTCTCCTCCTTGCCATCGCTTGTTACGCTATCGGTTACGCCATGTGTGCTGGTGCTCACAACATTCAGACTGTCGTAGCTGGTCAGGTCTTCTACACTCTGGGCAACGCGGGTATCAGTTTCT TGAACAGTTTGCTTATCGCCGATATCACCTCTATGCAATGGCGAGCCTTTGTTGACGGTGCTGTCAATTTGCCGTATGTCCTCAATGCCTTCGTCGCCGGTTACATCGTCTCCGACATCAATGGTTACAGCGCCAACGGTTGGCGATGGGGT TACGGCATGTTCtgcatccttctccctgtCTGTATGTCCCCCGCTCTTATCGTCCTTCTGATCGGTGACCACCGAGCCAAAAGACTTGGTGCTCTTTCACTCGCCGCTTCCTCCAAGGCTCGTCGTGAACAACTCGCTCTTACCGGTCAACACGAAGCCGTtaaggaggatgagactGCTGGTATGAACACCTGGGGCAAACTTCGATTCTACTGGACTCGACTGAATGTCTTTGGTTTCCTTCTCATGGGCTTCGCattcgctcttcttcttaccCCTATGACACTGTACACTACTGCCGAGGGAGGTTACAAGAACC CCTCCCTTATTGCTATGCTTGTCATCGGTGGTGTCTTGTTCATTTGCTGGTGTATTTGGGACGGTTTCTTTGCCCCTTACCCCTTCATGCCCAAGCGAGTTCTCAACAGGACTTTC ATTGCTTGTCTTACCGCCGATTTCTTCTACTACTTCTCCTCTTACCTAGTCGACGGTTACTTTTCTTCATGGGTATACGTCATCGTTGACTGGAAC GACCGAAATTATGCGTTCTTTAACAACACTGTTACTGTTGCCATGTGTGGTTTCGCTGTCTTCTTCGGTCTCCTTATCAGATACACCCACCGATACAAGGTCCTTCTGGTCATTGGTCTCTCTATCCGAGTTGT TGGCATGGGTCTCACCTACCGAGCTACCCTTCAAGCTACCGATGCCATCTTGGTCATCTCTCAGGTCCTCGTTGGCTTTGGTGGCGCCATCTCCGTCATCGCTTCATACATTGGTGTCCAAGGCTCCGTCCCTCACCAAGACATGGCTATCGCTACCGCTGTTCTTAACCTTTGGTCTTCTATCggttcttccatctccatcgccATCTCTGCCTCCGTTTGGAACAAACAGGTCCCTGCGCACCTTGAGAAGTACCTCGGTAGTACTTACAACGCTACTGAGCTTGCGGGTATCTTTGGCTCCATTAATGTTGCCCGAGTTACTGAACCCCGAGATTTGGTCAAGAAAT CCTACATGGAGTCTGTTAGCCCCCTCTTTCTCGCTGGTCTCATCACCTCCTTCTGCTCCGTCATTGCCGCCCTCTTTGCGTCCAATTATTACTGTGGCCAGAACCACAACGCCATCGAGGACAAGATTATCAAGTTTCGAAACACCGAGGAGGTCAAGGAGATCCAGAAGGACGTCAAAAGAGGTTGTCAAGGAGGAAAACATTAA
- a CDS encoding flavin-containing monooxygenase, with product MAPTAIKAEVDGRQVDVANLKVKTVNQHKEIEVESPDEKDPVAPNFMYDFKYNTPLPTFDREGRDFPADTDAPAIVNEFVENQLAPALQSGDGKAFAGLFFEKGIWRDKVAFTWTYRTFNFHDAIERAATDLLPSAHVENVTIISPSPSVERPYPDLSYIQAHLTLDTEQTNASVVMNLLNTDEGIKIWTFHTVIEGLRAFPELPNRDGHMTGPISWPAQREKDTDFQGQEPDVVIVGGGHNGLMMAARLKALGVPTIIIEKNKRIGDNWRQRYEYLSLHFPHWADHFPYMPYPEHWPVYTPAAKLGDWLEWYASAMELHAWTGSSIVKCEQDAKGAWTVEVDRGDKGHRVIKPKHVVVATSLCGVPTQPVTPGEEKFRGVIRHSTAHDSSREWVGKKVLVVGTSSSGFDTAYDFARRDIDVTLLQRSPTYVMSLTHSVPRALGHYEPKGQKRPDLDACDRISYATPVGPGEEMGRRGAIELEELDKEMLDGLKAKGFKTWRGQRATGVQTLGYTKNGGFYFEAGACQQIINGKIKVEQGYIEKFTEDKVILSGGREKEYDLVIMATGFSNTIDSIRMTLGDDVAKRCNPIWGMDEEGEIKSAYRECGVPNLWIMVGTLQHGRYHSKRLALRIKGVLEGVAAEPYLE from the exons ATGGCTCCCACTGCTATCAAAGCCGAAGTCGATGGGCGACAGGTCGATGTGGCCAACCTCAAAGTCAAAACCGTCAACCAACATAAGGAGATCGAAGTTGAGTCGCCCGATGAAAAGGACCCCGTCGCCCCCAACTTTATGTATGACTTCAAGTACAACACTCCCCTCCCCACCTTTGACCGTGAAGGTCGAGACTTTCCCGCAGACACGGACGCCCCGGCTATCGTGAATGAGTTTGTTGAGAACCAGCTCGCACCCGCACTCCAATCCGGTGATGGCAAGGCTTTTGCTggcctcttcttcgaaaAGG GTATCTGGCGTGACAAAGTCGCATTTACCTGGACCTACCGAACCTTCAACTTCCACGACGCCATCGAGCGTGCCGCTACCGACCTCCTGCCTTCTGCCCACGTCGAAAAcgtcaccatcatctccccTTCGCCTTCCGTCGAGCGCCCCTACCCCGATCTCTCCTACATCCAGGCCCACCTTACCCTTGATACAGAGCAGACCAACGCATCTGTGGTCATGAACCTCCTCAACACCGATGAGGGCATCAAGATTTGGACCTTTCACACCGTCATTGAGGGTCTGCGAGCCTTCCCCGAACTTCCCAACCGTGACGGTCACATGACGGGTCCTATCAGCTGGCCGGCGCAGAGGGAAAAAGACACCGACTTCCAGGGGCAGGAGCCGGACGTGGTGATTGTCGGCGGTGGGCACAA CGGACTTATGATGGCGGCGCGATTGAAGGCGTTGGGTGTTCCCACCATCATTATCGAGAAAAACAAGCGTATTGGTGATAACTGGCGTCAACGATACGAATATCTTTCCCTCCACTTCCCTCACTGGGCCG ACCATTTCCCTTATATGCCTTACCCAGAGCACTGGCCAGTGTACACGCCCGCCGCGAAACTGGGTGACTGGCTGGAATGGTACGCAAGTGCCATGGAACTTCACGCGTGGACCGGCTCTTCGATTGTCAAATGCGAGCAAGATGCGAAGGGTGCATGGACCGTCGAGGTGGATCGCGGCGACAAAGGACACCGTGTCATCAAGCCCAAACACGTCGTAGTAGCCACCTCTCTCTGCGGTGTGCCGACGCAGCCGGTCACTCCCGGAGAAGAGAAGTTCCGTGGCGTCATTCGTCATTCTACCGCGCACGACAGTTCCCGTGAGTGGGTGGGAAAGAAAGTCCTCGTTGTTGGAACCTCGTCTTCTGGTTTCGACACCGCTTACGACTTTGCTCGACGCGACATTGACGTGACTCTCCTCCAACGGTCCCCCACCTATGTCATGAGTCTTACTCATTCCGTTCCTCGCGCCCTCGGTCACTACGAGCCAAAGGGTCAGAAGCGACCCGACCTCGATGCATGCGACCGTATTTCGTACGCTACTCCTGTTGGGCCtggtgaggagatgggtCGTCGGGGAGCGATCGAATTAGAGGAGCTTGACAAGGAAATGCTTGATGGCTTGAAGGCCAAAGGTTTCAAGACATGGCGAGGTCAGAGGGCTACTGGTGTGCAAACTCTTGGTTATACCAAGAACGGTGGTTTCTACTTTGAAGCCGGTGCCTGCCAGCAGATCATCAACGGGAAAATCAAGGTTGAGCAGGGTTACATTGAAAA ATTCACCGAGGACAAGGTCATTCTCAGTGGTGGACGAGAAAAGGAGTACGACCTGGTTATCATGGCTACCGGTTTTTCTAACACCATCGACTCGATCCGTATGACCCTAGGAGACGATGTTGCAAAGCGATGTAACCCAATCTGGGGtatggatgaggagggagagatcAAATCAGCGTACCGAGAGTGTGGTGTCCCGAACTTGTGGATCATGGTCG GAACATTGCAACACGGTAGATATCACTCCAAGAGGCTCGCTTTACGGATCAAGGGTGTCCTTGAGGGCGTTGCGGCTGAACCGTACCTTGAATAG